The following proteins are co-located in the Paludibaculum fermentans genome:
- a CDS encoding sugar phosphate isomerase/epimerase family protein: protein MTRREMMLSSLAAVPAASGRRIRLGGPVFQKPEDPRELAREHRKLGYSAAYCPPAKPGDTALLRAIEAGFQAENVTLAEVGVWVNLLEADPVKRKLNLQKVTDGLAVADETGTLCCVDIVGSYNPKYWDGPDPRNVTQECFDAAVENARAIIDAVKPKRAKFSYEMMGWTVPDSPDSYLKLIHAIDRPGFGVHIDVCNIVSSPDRFYNNAAVIHACFQKLGKWILSCHAKDLEWVKEMNLHFVEVVPGRGKLDYKVYLGALAALPHEAPLMLEHLKTAEEYAEGAAYIKKTGAEAGLGFA from the coding sequence ATGACTCGCCGTGAAATGATGCTCAGCAGCCTGGCCGCCGTGCCGGCCGCTTCCGGCCGCAGGATCCGGCTCGGAGGCCCGGTGTTCCAAAAGCCCGAGGACCCGCGCGAACTGGCTCGCGAGCACCGCAAGCTCGGCTACAGCGCCGCCTACTGCCCGCCGGCCAAACCCGGCGACACCGCCCTGCTGCGTGCGATCGAGGCGGGCTTCCAGGCCGAGAATGTCACGCTGGCGGAGGTCGGCGTCTGGGTCAATCTCCTGGAAGCGGACCCGGTGAAGCGTAAGCTCAATCTCCAGAAGGTGACCGACGGGCTGGCTGTCGCCGACGAGACCGGCACACTCTGCTGCGTCGACATCGTGGGGTCGTACAACCCGAAGTATTGGGACGGGCCGGATCCGCGCAACGTCACCCAGGAGTGTTTCGACGCGGCGGTAGAGAACGCCAGGGCGATTATCGACGCGGTGAAACCGAAACGCGCGAAGTTCTCCTACGAGATGATGGGCTGGACCGTGCCCGATTCGCCCGATTCTTACCTGAAGCTCATCCACGCCATTGACCGGCCGGGCTTCGGCGTCCATATCGACGTGTGCAACATTGTCAGTTCCCCGGACAGGTTCTACAACAATGCAGCGGTGATCCACGCCTGCTTCCAGAAACTGGGCAAGTGGATTCTCTCGTGTCACGCAAAAGACCTGGAGTGGGTGAAGGAGATGAACCTGCACTTCGTGGAGGTGGTGCCGGGCCGGGGCAAGCTGGACTACAAGGTCTACCTCGGGGCGCTCGCCGCCCTGCCCCACGAAGCGCCCCTGATGCTGGAGCATCTGAAAACGGCGGAAGAGTATGCCGAAGGTGCAGCGTACATAAAAAAGACCGGCGCGGAGGCCGGTCTTGGATTTGCTTGA
- a CDS encoding AAA family ATPase, giving the protein MDLVRSEIGKVIVGQQDVVDGVLICLLAGGHVLLEGVPGLGKTTLLRTLARVLHLKYSRIQFTPDLMPADIVGSVIMETSDTGGKALKFQPGPVFSNLVLADEINRATPKTQSALLEAMQERTVTSGTVTHHLESPFLVMATQNPIEMEGTYPLPEAQLDRFLMKILVQYPTREDLNTIVERTIAREEPELSQVMDRDTILSIRRACREVLVAPHVQDYAVSLVMSTQPGTAYAHELANKYIRYGSSPRGAQSLVECGRVYAFMHGHAHLSIDDIKTIAPAVLRHRIILNFDAHADDQTPETLLKEIITAATSKAAQTRA; this is encoded by the coding sequence TTGGATCTCGTTCGCAGCGAGATCGGCAAAGTCATCGTCGGGCAGCAGGACGTCGTTGACGGCGTATTGATCTGCCTGTTGGCGGGCGGCCACGTGCTGCTGGAAGGAGTGCCGGGGTTGGGCAAAACCACCCTGCTTCGAACGCTGGCGCGCGTTCTGCACTTGAAGTACTCCCGCATCCAGTTCACACCGGACCTCATGCCGGCCGATATCGTCGGCAGCGTGATCATGGAGACCTCGGATACCGGCGGCAAGGCGCTGAAGTTTCAGCCCGGTCCGGTGTTCTCCAATCTGGTGCTGGCGGACGAAATCAACCGCGCCACGCCGAAAACCCAGTCGGCCCTGCTCGAGGCCATGCAGGAGCGGACCGTCACCTCCGGCACCGTCACCCACCACCTGGAATCGCCCTTCCTCGTCATGGCTACCCAGAATCCCATCGAGATGGAAGGCACCTATCCGCTGCCCGAAGCGCAGCTCGACCGTTTCCTGATGAAGATCCTGGTCCAGTACCCCACGCGCGAGGACCTGAACACCATCGTCGAGCGCACCATCGCTCGCGAGGAGCCGGAACTCAGCCAGGTGATGGACCGCGACACAATCCTCTCCATTCGCCGCGCCTGCCGCGAAGTGCTCGTCGCTCCCCACGTGCAGGACTACGCCGTCAGCCTGGTGATGTCCACGCAGCCCGGCACCGCTTATGCGCATGAACTGGCCAACAAGTACATCCGCTACGGGTCCTCGCCGCGCGGCGCGCAGTCCCTGGTGGAATGCGGCCGGGTCTACGCGTTCATGCACGGCCATGCGCACCTCTCGATAGACGACATCAAGACCATCGCCCCGGCCGTCCTGCGGCATCGCATCATCCTGAACTTCGACGCCCACGCGGACGACCAGACTCCGGAAACGCTGCTGAAAGAGATCATCACCGCGGCGACCTCGAAAGCCGCCCAAACCCGCGCCTGA
- a CDS encoding DUF58 domain-containing protein, with product MAAPLLDRQILERLERLTIRWQQSFRGLVGGHNISRYAGPGQEFLDHRNFHQGDDLRAVNWRAFMRLEKLFLKMFQVEPRTPIRLLLDSSSSMTASPEPGAGSKFDYARKLAAALTYVGLVRHDSILLQPFHEKLDDSHLASGGRHRFGPVNDFLSALEPGGRTSYFEMVRQFISAYQKPGLLILVSDFLDDGEVLKPLQYLADFGHELMLVQVWTDSDRSPNLKGDVTLTDAESGGSLEISLDEATCQAYTEEFDRYAGAIENLALRSGGRYAGFSTSVPLEEAIFSALNQAGADLQRAPRSA from the coding sequence ATGGCTGCTCCCCTGCTGGACCGTCAAATCCTGGAACGGCTCGAACGTCTGACCATTCGCTGGCAGCAGTCGTTTCGCGGACTGGTGGGCGGGCACAACATCTCCCGTTACGCCGGTCCCGGCCAGGAGTTCCTCGATCACCGGAATTTCCATCAGGGCGACGACCTGCGGGCCGTCAACTGGCGCGCCTTCATGCGCCTGGAGAAGCTCTTCCTGAAGATGTTCCAGGTGGAGCCGCGCACCCCCATCCGCCTGCTGCTCGACTCTTCCTCTTCGATGACCGCTTCTCCGGAACCCGGGGCGGGCAGCAAATTCGACTATGCCCGTAAGCTGGCCGCGGCTCTCACCTATGTCGGGCTGGTCCGCCACGACTCCATACTGCTGCAGCCGTTTCACGAGAAACTGGACGATTCGCACTTGGCTTCCGGCGGCCGCCACCGCTTTGGGCCGGTCAACGATTTTCTCTCTGCTCTCGAACCCGGTGGACGCACGTCTTACTTCGAGATGGTCCGGCAGTTCATCTCGGCCTACCAGAAGCCGGGGCTGCTGATCCTGGTCTCCGACTTCCTGGATGATGGGGAAGTGTTGAAACCCTTGCAGTATCTCGCCGATTTCGGCCACGAGCTGATGCTGGTGCAGGTCTGGACCGACTCCGACCGGTCGCCGAACCTGAAGGGCGACGTCACCCTGACCGACGCTGAATCGGGCGGGTCGCTGGAGATCTCCCTGGACGAGGCAACTTGCCAGGCGTATACGGAAGAGTTCGATCGGTATGCAGGCGCCATAGAAAATCTCGCGCTGCGCTCAGGCGGACGTTACGCCGGCTTCTCGACATCCGTCCCATTGGAAGAGGCCATTTTCTCGGCCTTGAATCAAGCCGGCGCGGACCTGCAGCGCGCCCCGCGGAGTGCATAG